The Apium graveolens cultivar Ventura chromosome 3, ASM990537v1, whole genome shotgun sequence sequence tccagaaaataagggaagaatcccggaaataagggaaaaattcctggaaattaagataattcctgaataaaagggaaaattcattgtaaatgtgtaggtcgctccacactttacggaaaaatgaaaccctgtaagggaacgaatagacttaacttctgcgaaacctaatcgatgtttcccaaaagttggggggcaaataatagggataaataaattatgattgtattattaaatactgcattaattgtacaagctgtgggctgctaggcccaataaaaagatatatgatactcagaccagaaatgttaagcctgatggaccagatcaggcctgatggaataaaaaaggcccaaaagccctgattattaattaatttcgtaattaattaataagggacaaaacagatgttgaaaagagtcccgataaggatataaatccttggagattagcctcaaggggacctaaaaggataaggaatcagtttcctactatctaggactccaaagtccattctaactatgagacttgctcaccaagtctcctataccaagtccaattcaaggactcccaacatctatataaggggcctcaccccacaaatcagaattacgttttttggcttgattctctaattcacagagatacgtaggcatctcgtaaaggcagatcgagtcacgaaacacgagagcagccattaaaggccttgagctcccgaatcttagtattaaatacagcaagtaataaccttggttttttatccataacagaaACATATTTTTCTCTTCTCTTTGTCTAGTGTGTgttcattcaaatattttttatgaATTGAGAGATATTCATAATAATTGAAAATGTAATAATCAAAAGTTAACTTCATATTTTGTGCGTATGAGTACGTTATAAAAAAACATCTTTTTTTATACCGTGACTTATAATTGATAATAAGATAACCGAGACCTCTTGATACAACAGTATCTACCTCAACTTTTAAGAGATTCCAAAAGTTCAAATATTATCAAAGATAACACGGTTTACGAGTGTTAACTAGCaaaaaaagtaattaaaaacttgaaaataaaacataaaataaaaatatacgaTCATAATAAGAAAAGAGATCAAATATAACCAAATTTCAGGTGTTAATGGTACATTTTTATTACTATCTCCaacaattttgaattaaaattccAGATTATAACTAATCCGAACCCTGAACTCTAACAATATGATTCAAATTTCGATCCAAATTACATGTTACATATTATAATACacatatattatattaaattatttatttttatatttaatgtTTGACCATCATCGactatttatattatatttgatAGATTAATTAATCAAAGACAATATTTTTAATATAGgtaaaaatgattaaaaattatATGGTTGAGTAACGGAAAAtacaatatttcattaattaacATATACAACATTATTAAATTCATTAATCTTGAATCACTATTATTCACTGATTCAAATttcaataaatataaaataataattttcttaatattatattttagtttattaaatttaaaattgcTCCAAATTTGAATCATTTTTGATCCAAAAATGGGAAGATTTGGAAAATTTCTCTCACATTACCTTCTTTTTTTGTCACATTCTCTCATTTTTTACACAAACTCGGGAACACACGACTGATTTATTTTTTCTATTATTCCTCTTCTTTTCTCTTCTCCTCTCATCTCTTCTCTCCCAAAAAATCTCGGGAAGCGTTAGAGCAACTCAGGAATACACGACTgatttatttttttctattattcCTCTTCTTTTCTCTTTTCCTCCCATCTCTTCTCTCCCAAAAAATATCGGGAGTACAGTGTTACAACATCTCCAATGGTTTGCATTCTGGAAGGGATGCTAACTTTGTCACATagtaaaaaatattatttttaattgcCTTTCTTCCACAACAAATTTTGGCACTCTTTTTTCACAAAACACCCCAACTCGGATGGTTGACATCCATAGATGTGAAATTCAttaaaattactaaaaaataTGTGTAATATAAATAAATTAGAAATATAATAAATTTGGGAATGCAAATGAAATTATCATAATAATTTATTTATCATTGGGATCACAAATGAAATTGACACCCTACCTTATAAGATGACAACTTTTGGTACCCCAATTTGGCACCCAATGCCACCTCACTTGTCATTCTATGTCATCCCAATAACAACTTCAATGGAGTACTAACAAGGGTATCAAATAACGTCGTGCCATATGGTATTGGCACACCTTGATACCCACCATTGTAATTATTTTTataggagaatttgatataatttatttcaaatttgaatttttaatcACGGTTGAAGATGACCTGAGACCGATCCTCATATATAATATTTGAATTATTATCTTTATAAAACCACTCTCAATTATTCTAATTTTCACATTCTCGTTCTcgataaaaacacaaaaaccaaaGATATTCTCAAAATCTTTCCACGTGTAAAAACCAAGTTTGACCACAATTTTAAACAGAAAAAGTCAAAAAAGCCAGTTCATTCATCTCAAACCAACACTTAAAAAAAGGAAACAAAACCAAAGCAAAAGATCAACCATTTGACTTCTAAAATCTTCCACTTTCTCTCCCCCCATATACTTACAAGATTGTAAGCATTTCTGGGTCTAAAATGGCCCTTGATTTGATGAACAACAATAGCTACAAATTCCGGTCCAAAATGGAAGAAAAAACGGTCCAAGAAGCGGCCGCCGCCGGTTTACAAAGCGTCGAGAATTTGATCAAAGCTATTTCTCAGGCTAATCATCAAAACCCATATctatcttcttcatcttcatctgaAACCGGTGATGCAGACTATAGAGCTGTTACAGATGTTGCTGTCAAAAAGTTCAAGACGTTTATTTCTTTGCTGGACCGGAACCGAACCGGTCATGCCCGGTTCAGGAGAGGGCCGGTTGTTGAAAAAGCCGGGATTGAAACTTCGGTTAACCCGGTTCAGAATCATGGGTCTGATGGGTTTCAAGTTTATAGGCCTACTGCTGTTCATCCGGTTCAGACGGTTCAACCGGTCCAGGTGGTTCAGCCGGTTCAGCGTTTACCTCCGGTTCCCAAGAAAGAGAATGTTAGTACTACAATAAGTTTTGCTGCTCCAGCTGTAGCTGTGGCTGCACCGGCGACTTCGTTTATGTCGTCGTTGACCGGAGATACTGATGGGTCGGGTTTTCAGATTACGAATATGTCCGGTTTTTCGTCGGGGAGCCGACCGGTTTCTTCGTTAAAGAGGAAGTGTAGCTCGATGAATGATGTTTCAGCTAAGTGTTCCGGCTCTTCTGGTGGTCGATGCCATTGTCCCAAGAAAAAGTAAGCAATTATTCTGTTTACCGTAATTtcgataaatgaataaaattttctgATGCGGCTTAAGTTTATCGAAATTTCTATTATATGTTAATGGAAACCTGAAAAACAAAAACAGGGATTTTTCACTCACTTGCCACACCGCGCACTGGATTCTTGGGTGCACGGGAATTTTCGGGGATTCTTCTCTGATCCACGGGAGTGAGAGAAGATAAAATAGATACTTTGaacatttaatcaattaattattctAAAATGCATTGGTTGGGTTATcaagtaataataatatatatttttaacgATAATGTACTCGTAATGCACTCATGTAGTTCATTATTTAGTTTAATTTGACTGTAACtccttaaaaatatataaaaatatgttTTTTAATGTAATAATGTTTGGCGAATCCCCTGCACCCGAATCCCCATATTTTTAGATTTGCCGAATTCCCGTATTCCCGTATCCCGCACCCGCACCCGCACTCATGCTTCCTGGATGGAAACATATTCGGCCTGAAAATTTAGGGTATCTTTACTGATTTCTTTTTACCCCATCATTTACACCAATTTCACCGATCAAATTGATCTTAAATTATAAGTTTTCGCGCTTATCAGAAAAACCGtaaatttatatattatgattatttttttaattaatgaTGATATGTTGTATATTAGGAAGTTGAGAGTGAAGAAAGTGGTGAGAATGCCAGCTATAAGTATGAAGACATCTGATATACCACCAGATGATTTTTCTTGGAGAAAATATGGTCAAAAGCCCATCAAAGGCTCTCCACACCCCAGGTTTGTTTATCCTCCTCTCTATCAATATTGTGCACATGTAAACATTGTATTTAGTCCAATATTCATGTGTAATACATGCTTGTTGGTGTGGCATGCAAAACTATTGGTGGACATGTTAAGGTGTAGTTGAATATAACACTTTGAAGCTAAGTTAAATCATCTCATCTTTCAAAAGTCAAAATTTAGTAGATTTAAGTTAAATTGTCAGGCTCGAACGGTTTTTGTAACATACCATATCAGAAACGTGAGAATAAAGGCCGTTGTGCATTTACATCAATAATCCTAGTTTACATGACTGAGAAAATGATTGCGGCATGCTGTAGCATACGTTTGTCGTAGACCTGCCTTCTTATTTTAATCCCCAACCAAGATGATGTTTAACCTTGAGAGTCCAGGTCATGATTTTTCTTCCAAATAATGAGATTAATAGAGTTCGAATTTTGAGTTCTTTTCCGGGTGCCAGTACCGAGTTAAAATTTTAAATCTCAAGACACTTTTATTGTAAAGGGACATAATACAATCGTGTATACTCTATTTGATGATAACCGAGCTTGAGCAGTTTAGTTCAGGGAGCTTGGCTGATCTCGGACATGAACTTTGTTTTTTCGGTTGTATGTGGATTAGCTAGGCTCTTTCACGGGGCAAAAGTTAAATGTTTAAACAAGGAATTGGTGGTGATTTTTCAACTAATTATTGCATGAAAATCGAAAATTGCAGAGGGTATTACAAGTGCAGTAGTGTAAGAGGGTGTCCGGCAAGAAAGCATGTAGAGAGGGCGGTGGATGATCCGACAATGCTGATAGTAACTTACGAAGGGGAGCATAACCATTCCCAGTCTCCGAATGAAAACACAAACACTTCTCATATCCTTGAATCTGATGGCCTCAAACAATCATAACAAGAGACTCTATATATAGCCTGATCATATTTCAGAGTGTTGGATGCTTGGGTTTCAGTTGTGTGTTAATTAATGATTATGCAACTGCTTTATTTGGTATTGTATGTAGTTCTAAACTTGCAGAATGCCATTTAATTTAAGCCCTGAGTTGTTCCTTTGGATTATTTTCATTTTGGAAATTATAAGATTCGATTTCTTGCAATTAATCTACCGGCAATCTAGCATAAGAAAACTTTCATATTACTGATCTGGCACTATGTTGTagaaatcggccgatttttcaaaaatcgccgagAAATTGCtaaaaatcggtcaaaaatagTTGTACTATTTTCAATAAATCGCCGATAAATTATCCGACTTTTTTAAGATCGCCCGATAAATCACAAATCGGTACCTCATCTGATTTCCGAAATCTTTAACACTAATCAAACTTTAAATGCCAACTAGCCCTTACAATTTGCCAGGAATATTTTGAATATGCAAACTCATCTTTTTACCTTCATCTGAGAAATACTGAAGTTGACGGAACAGTTCTTTTTACTTTTACTTGAGAAATGCTAGAGTTCTCATAACAGTTCCTTAATCCCGAGTTATCATCGTATTATTGATTATTCTCGATTTCTCGTGCATAAATATGAATTCCATTATATTAGTTTGATTCTTATCTAAATGGAAAGATGATACGAGGTACAAGAGGAAGATAAATAACATAATTTTGCTGCTCAACTTGTTGCAAATAGTGGATTAAGCACTTTAACAACTACTCGTACTAATAAATAATAATCAATTGGATTATTGAACTAATGTTTCAGCTTAAATCACCCTCCATTTCTCTTTTTGTTTGTTGCGTTGATCGATTCTTCTAcgaaattattatattttcaaattcaaagctaaattataatatttttatttcaagaCCGGATACAATTTTTTGTAAATATAATTCACGAATTTTACTACAAGAGAGACGAAAAGTTggtatttttaatatttttgtatCCGATTCGATATTATTATATGGAGCCAACCTTTCTCAATATTAAACAGACTCGCCGACAAAGCGTTAATATAGTGGTTGAACTCTTATATTCCCTTGCGGGGATCAGGTGTTCGACTGCTGACGTGTGCGTGTgtaattaattagcaaaaaaTATGTATTAAACAGACTCGACCATCAAATTATTCATAAAGTTATTTAAAAGAGAGAAGCAAATGATAGAGGCAAGAACAAATGGGAAGCCAATAGAAGCACTAAAATTAAATCGGCCATGGAAGGTCAAAAAGAAATATGATGGTCTCATCCTTCAATAGAGTAGGCATTACATCTAATAGCCTCCGTTCCGTGTCCAATGTCCAcccaattatatgatcaacattCTTGAGTGGGTTCACACTTCTTTGGCAATCTTATATTTTATCGGGCGTTGTTTCACGTCCATCCATAGTTGACAAAGACAAAACACCTGTTTATGAAATCACGAATAaaaagaatattaaaattaaaacacatactttatacatatataaagaTATCATTTGAGTTTAATCGTAAAAAAATCTTCTAAAATTATCGTCAATACGGTAGGGTCAtcaaaaatattcaaaaaatccgatattcgtccgaaataTCCGCATTCGTATCCGAGAAAAAACGGATAATATCCGTATCCGAAATAAAACAGATATTATCTATATTCGAATCCGACGATTGCGGATACGGATATACCGTTTGATAACCCTATTTGTACCTATTCATAGAAAATTTACGTTGACGGATGATTACAATCATTATTTGTCAGCCCCCAAATATATAAACAATAtctcaataaattatttattaacaTAACAAAACGTGAGTATATCCAACTCGGAAATAATGTGGGGAGGAAGGTTACATGTCCATAGACATTATTCCTAGTAAAAAGTAGAGATGTCGTTTTCGTGAATACCTCGGCTTCGTAAAATTATCGATCATAATGATTAAACCAGTTCAGTGAATGCTATATGAAGTGTTGTTTTTCTTTTAACTTTGTCCTCAACTCTCTTTTATATCTTCCTCTTCCCTTGCTATCTTTGCTGTTAGCATATCTTAAAATGAGCAAGATTTCAGCTAGACTGGTTCACTTAACCTTAACCATCATGCTTGGCATTCTCATATCTGCATGTGGCAATGCTGCTGGAGCATCTTTGCCGCGAGTTTCAGGCAGCATACCAGAGCTTGTAGCACCAGTGGTATCAGCACTGGCTCCAGCAGCAGAACAGCTGGTTTTCCAGGACTTGAAGCTATCGTTAGTGTACCCAATTATTCAAACTTTCAAGAACTTGATCACGTCGGATCCTTTAGGCATCACGAAATCATGGGTAGGCTCAGATGTATGCAAGTACAAGGGGTTTTTTTGTGACAACCCTCCATACAACACAAGTGCCTTAGTTCTAGCATCAATTGATTTTAACGGCTTCCAGCTGAGGGCTCCTTCACTCAACGGCTTCCTTGATCAGCTCCCTGATATCGCACTTTTCCATGCCAATTCAAATTTCTTTACTGGCACGATATCATCA is a genomic window containing:
- the LOC141711421 gene encoding putative WRKY transcription factor 15 → MALDLMNNNSYKFRSKMEEKTVQEAAAAGLQSVENLIKAISQANHQNPYLSSSSSSETGDADYRAVTDVAVKKFKTFISLLDRNRTGHARFRRGPVVEKAGIETSVNPVQNHGSDGFQVYRPTAVHPVQTVQPVQVVQPVQRLPPVPKKENVSTTISFAAPAVAVAAPATSFMSSLTGDTDGSGFQITNMSGFSSGSRPVSSLKRKCSSMNDVSAKCSGSSGGRCHCPKKKKLRVKKVVRMPAISMKTSDIPPDDFSWRKYGQKPIKGSPHPRGYYKCSSVRGCPARKHVERAVDDPTMLIVTYEGEHNHSQSPNENTNTSHILESDGLKQS